A genomic segment from Dermacentor silvarum isolate Dsil-2018 chromosome 11, BIME_Dsil_1.4, whole genome shotgun sequence encodes:
- the LOC119432694 gene encoding uromodulin isoform X1 — MAYGGYSGRRYTGYDDSYTPRKKGRKEIGAFIAVFLMCATFCGLLIALLMFLFHNMVREEHIQNMRCAKPILVKLTTGIRWTKTMMVSNDNGSCDNELQQAWYRFETPYGNRMPESPTSPGMCNTMVPFWFYGRHPSYPSMPMPAVACGADETNACSYHANIRVQHCGTYMAYYLQPLPRCFMAYCIGERGWRKKRGNGSNYLMHWNLTTEMSTGDDT; from the exons CCCCAGGAAGAAAGGCCGCAAGGAGATCGGGGCCTTCATCGCGGTCTTCCTGATGTGCGCGACATTTTGTGGATTGCTGATAGCCTTGCTCATGTTCCTTTTCCACAACA tggTCAGAGAAGAGCACATAC AGAACATGCGCTGCGCGAAGCCCATCCTGGTGAAGCTGACGACGGGCATCCGGTGGACGAAGACCATGATGGTTTCCAACGACAACGGCAGCTGCGACAACGAGCTGCAGCAGGCGTGGTACCGCTTCGAGACGCCCTACGGGAACCGAATGCCCGAGTCGCCGACGTCGCCCGGCATGTGCAACACCATGGTGCCCTTCTGGTTCTACG GGCGACATCCCTCGTACCCGAGCATGCCGATGCCCGCGGTGGCTTGCGGCGCCGACGAGACCAACGCGTGCAGCTACCACGCCAACATCCGGGTGCAGCACTGCGGCACCTACATGGCCTACTACCTGCAGCCGCTGCCCAGGTGCTTCATGGCCTACTGCATCG GGGAGCGGGGGTGGCGCAAGAAACGCGGAAACGGCAGCAACTACCTGATGCACTGGAACCTCACCACCGAGATGAGCACAGGCGACGACACATGA
- the LOC119432694 gene encoding uromodulin isoform X2, with translation MAYGGYSGRRYTGYDDSYTPRKKGRKEIGAFIAVFLMCATFCGLLIALLMFLFHNKNMRCAKPILVKLTTGIRWTKTMMVSNDNGSCDNELQQAWYRFETPYGNRMPESPTSPGMCNTMVPFWFYGRHPSYPSMPMPAVACGADETNACSYHANIRVQHCGTYMAYYLQPLPRCFMAYCIGERGWRKKRGNGSNYLMHWNLTTEMSTGDDT, from the exons CCCCAGGAAGAAAGGCCGCAAGGAGATCGGGGCCTTCATCGCGGTCTTCCTGATGTGCGCGACATTTTGTGGATTGCTGATAGCCTTGCTCATGTTCCTTTTCCACAACA AGAACATGCGCTGCGCGAAGCCCATCCTGGTGAAGCTGACGACGGGCATCCGGTGGACGAAGACCATGATGGTTTCCAACGACAACGGCAGCTGCGACAACGAGCTGCAGCAGGCGTGGTACCGCTTCGAGACGCCCTACGGGAACCGAATGCCCGAGTCGCCGACGTCGCCCGGCATGTGCAACACCATGGTGCCCTTCTGGTTCTACG GGCGACATCCCTCGTACCCGAGCATGCCGATGCCCGCGGTGGCTTGCGGCGCCGACGAGACCAACGCGTGCAGCTACCACGCCAACATCCGGGTGCAGCACTGCGGCACCTACATGGCCTACTACCTGCAGCCGCTGCCCAGGTGCTTCATGGCCTACTGCATCG GGGAGCGGGGGTGGCGCAAGAAACGCGGAAACGGCAGCAACTACCTGATGCACTGGAACCTCACCACCGAGATGAGCACAGGCGACGACACATGA